A single region of the Brachypodium distachyon strain Bd21 chromosome 3, Brachypodium_distachyon_v3.0, whole genome shotgun sequence genome encodes:
- the LOC104583995 gene encoding uncharacterized protein K02A2.6-like, whose translation MVGPLRRSKEGGHTFLLVAIDKFTKWIEAMPITNSTGTTAVLFFRSIIFRFGVPHSIITDNGSNFISKEFQDFCDEMGIHLNYTTVVHQQTNGQAEKANGLLKTGIKKRLMTPLHREQLGHGSRSYPL comes from the coding sequence ATGGTAGGACCGCTCCGCAGGTCCAAAGAAGGAGGGCACACCTTCCTCCTTGTCGCAATCGACAAGTTCACAAAGTGGATCGAGGCGATGCCTATCACAAACTCCACCGGCACTACTGCCGTCCTGTTCTTCCGGTCCATCATATTCCGTTTTGGGGTGCCTCATAGCATCATCACGGATAACGGTtccaattttatttcaaaGGAGTTCCAGGACTTCTGTGATGAGATGGGAATCCACCTCAATTACACCACCGTGGTGCACCAGCAGACCAACGGGCAGGCTGAAAAAGCCAACGGTCTACTCAAAACAGGCATCAAGAAACGGCTCATGACTCCCCTGCATCGAGAGCAGCTGGGGCATGGGTCGAGGAGCTACCCTCTATGA